In Nostoc sp. GT001, a genomic segment contains:
- a CDS encoding 50S ribosome-binding GTPase yields MTEQRDADLPPTDSQQLSEPTDKTITKSVDNSWTNQIGGVWNKATTRLTQLLPVEQVAQTVVDWFSVSDTQVAEILEKIRAELPTTEALLIGKPQAGKSSIVRGLTGVAAEIVGQGFRPHTQHTQRYAYPSNDLPLLIFTDTVGLGDVKQDTQTIIQELVGDLQQETRSARILLLTVKINDFATDTLRQIAQQLRQKYPDIPCLLVVTCLHEVYPGNTVDHPTYPPDYEEVNRAFAAMQQAFAGISDRSVLIDFTLEEDGYTQVFYGLEALRDSLAELLPQAEAQAIYQLLDREEVGKQIGNLYRDAARRYILPFAIMSATLAAVPLPFATMPVLTALQVSMVGLLGKLYGQTVTPSQAGGVVSAIAGGFLAQAIARELIKFIPGIGSAIAASWAAAYTWALGEAACVYFGDLMGGKKPDRQKIQLVMQEAFKAAQERFKEIKR; encoded by the coding sequence ATGACTGAGCAACGTGATGCTGACTTACCGCCAACTGATTCTCAGCAATTGAGCGAACCGACCGACAAAACGATTACCAAGTCGGTCGATAATTCCTGGACAAATCAGATTGGTGGTGTCTGGAACAAAGCAACAACACGTCTTACCCAACTCCTACCCGTAGAACAAGTGGCACAGACAGTTGTGGACTGGTTTAGTGTGAGTGATACTCAGGTTGCAGAGATTTTAGAGAAAATCCGAGCCGAACTGCCAACCACAGAAGCCCTCTTAATTGGTAAACCTCAAGCCGGAAAAAGTTCTATTGTCCGCGGATTGACGGGAGTTGCTGCTGAAATTGTCGGTCAAGGATTTCGCCCACACACACAACACACCCAGCGCTATGCTTATCCATCCAATGACCTGCCGTTACTGATTTTTACGGATACGGTGGGATTGGGTGATGTAAAACAAGATACTCAAACAATTATTCAAGAGTTGGTTGGCGATTTACAACAGGAAACTCGTTCCGCCAGAATCCTGCTTTTGACCGTTAAAATCAATGATTTTGCAACTGATACCCTACGACAAATTGCTCAACAGTTGCGCCAGAAGTATCCAGACATTCCCTGTCTGCTGGTAGTCACCTGCTTGCACGAAGTTTATCCTGGCAATACCGTCGATCATCCCACTTATCCGCCAGATTATGAAGAAGTCAACCGCGCATTTGCGGCAATGCAACAAGCCTTTGCCGGAATAAGCGATCGCTCTGTACTCATTGACTTTACCTTAGAAGAAGATGGCTACACTCAAGTATTTTATGGTTTAGAAGCACTGCGAGATTCCTTAGCAGAACTACTCCCACAAGCAGAAGCCCAAGCGATTTATCAGCTATTAGATCGAGAAGAAGTTGGGAAGCAAATTGGCAATCTTTACCGAGATGCTGCACGCCGTTATATTTTGCCATTTGCGATCATGTCTGCAACTCTAGCGGCTGTACCTCTGCCATTTGCGACAATGCCCGTACTCACTGCCTTGCAAGTATCAATGGTGGGACTGTTGGGTAAATTATATGGACAGACAGTTACTCCATCTCAGGCGGGAGGCGTTGTGAGTGCGATCGCAGGTGGTTTTTTAGCACAGGCAATTGCACGGGAGTTAATTAAATTTATACCAGGTATTGGGAGTGCGATCGCCGCTTCTTGGGCAGCCGCTTATACTTGGGCACTAGGCGAAGCAGCCTGTGTTTACTTTGGCGATTTAATGGGAGGTAAGAAACCCGATCGCCAGAAAATTCAGTTGGTGATGCAAGAAGCATTTAAGGCAGCGCAAGAAAGGTTTAAGGAAATTAAACGTTAG
- a CDS encoding PAS domain S-box protein has product MQNINKINFQLTDELVVLQQRVAELEQSERFYQQRQAALEEQLTELKRKLPGEAENPYIEVKETSVHLNLPTEVAVILEQLQQESAVRQQLEVLLRESEERLRLTLDVSQMGLWDWNIVTNQVIWSENYKLLFGVLPSSSDSPYETFQKFVHPEDSQSVMQAIAHALAQKTDYNDEFRIVRSDESTHWISANGKFIYNAQGQAVRMIGVCMETTVCKQAKESTRELTTQVQEQANILNAILTASVDHIYIFNRQGCYEYVSRDGATILGLNPQDIIGKTLPQLDLPADLITQVDHQREAVMKTGQPLKDECKYVSRDGVHYYEYILTPLRNADQTIEGVITVSRDITEHKRAEKSLRESEARFRRLFESNLIGVAFWNVHGFVIDANDAFLQLAGYTRDEFATLGRINWKELTPVEYQDLDDRAILEVQTTGISKIYEKEYIHRNGKRVPIVLGIALLNDSQEHGVAFVLDITERKLAEQECDRLLECEKAARQQAEIANKIKDEFLAVLSHELRTPLNSILGWSKMLRTRKFDEKTTHHALETIERNAKLQTQLIEDLLDVSRILQGKLNLNICPVSLVMVVEAALETVKLAAQAKSIQIQTLFDTNLGQVMGDPNRLQQVVWNLLSNAVKFTPTGGRVEIRLMEADSQAQIQVSDTGKGISLDFLPYVFDYFRQADGTTTRTFGGLGLGLAIVRKVVEMHGGNVQAESLGEGLGATFSVELPLLVRSEQVRGEENQSSYSEPESSLLADTQVLVVDDEPDIRDLVTFILQDYGVQVTAVSSAQEALQALSESIPDVLISDIGMPKTDGYMLMREVRSRSPGQGGNVPAIALTAYAGEMNQQQALAAGFQMHISKPVDPDELVQAIADLIK; this is encoded by the coding sequence ATGCAAAATATTAATAAAATAAACTTTCAACTCACTGATGAATTAGTAGTTTTGCAGCAGCGAGTAGCTGAGTTAGAGCAATCAGAAAGATTTTATCAACAAAGGCAAGCAGCACTTGAGGAACAATTAACAGAACTCAAAAGAAAGCTGCCAGGAGAAGCAGAAAATCCTTACATTGAAGTTAAGGAAACATCTGTACATCTCAATCTGCCAACAGAGGTAGCAGTAATTTTAGAGCAACTCCAACAAGAAAGTGCGGTGCGTCAGCAGTTAGAAGTACTTCTCAGAGAGAGTGAAGAACGGCTGAGGCTAACTCTAGATGTATCTCAGATGGGTTTATGGGACTGGAATATTGTTACCAATCAAGTCATCTGGTCAGAAAATTATAAACTGCTTTTTGGTGTACTTCCAAGTAGTTCTGATAGTCCTTATGAGACGTTTCAAAAGTTCGTTCATCCTGAAGATAGCCAATCTGTAATGCAAGCGATCGCTCACGCTTTGGCACAAAAGACTGACTACAATGATGAATTTCGTATAGTTCGCTCAGACGAAAGTACACATTGGATTTCTGCCAACGGAAAATTTATCTATAACGCTCAAGGACAAGCGGTGCGAATGATCGGTGTTTGTATGGAAACTACTGTGTGTAAACAGGCAAAAGAAAGTACTCGCGAACTCACAACACAAGTCCAAGAACAGGCAAATATTTTAAATGCCATTCTCACCGCCTCAGTCGATCATATTTATATTTTTAATCGCCAAGGTTGCTATGAGTATGTCAGCCGTGATGGAGCAACTATACTAGGTTTAAATCCCCAAGATATTATCGGCAAAACGTTGCCACAACTGGATTTACCCGCAGACCTAATCACGCAGGTAGATCATCAACGAGAAGCTGTGATGAAAACTGGACAGCCGCTCAAAGATGAGTGTAAATATGTTTCTCGTGATGGCGTACATTATTATGAATATATTCTCACACCATTACGAAATGCTGACCAAACTATTGAAGGCGTAATTACTGTTTCTCGCGATATTACCGAACACAAACGCGCAGAAAAATCATTACGCGAAAGTGAAGCACGATTTCGGCGTTTGTTTGAATCTAACTTGATTGGGGTCGCTTTTTGGAATGTGCATGGTTTTGTGATTGATGCCAATGATGCCTTTCTGCAACTAGCTGGTTACACTCGTGATGAGTTTGCTACTTTAGGCAGAATTAATTGGAAAGAACTTACTCCTGTTGAGTATCAGGATTTAGACGATCGCGCCATTTTGGAAGTGCAAACCACTGGAATTTCTAAAATTTACGAGAAAGAATATATCCATCGCAACGGCAAGCGAGTACCGATTGTTTTGGGGATAGCTTTGCTGAATGACTCTCAAGAACATGGTGTTGCTTTTGTACTGGACATCACCGAGCGTAAATTAGCTGAACAAGAATGCGATCGCCTACTAGAGTGCGAAAAGGCAGCACGACAACAAGCAGAAATCGCCAACAAAATTAAAGATGAATTTCTGGCGGTTCTCTCTCACGAACTGCGAACCCCACTCAACTCCATTCTGGGATGGTCGAAAATGCTGCGGACTCGCAAATTTGATGAAAAAACTACTCATCACGCCTTAGAAACCATTGAACGCAATGCAAAGTTACAAACCCAGCTAATTGAAGATTTGTTGGATGTATCGCGCATTCTCCAAGGAAAATTAAACTTGAATATCTGTCCAGTCAGCTTGGTAATGGTAGTTGAAGCAGCGCTAGAAACAGTAAAACTAGCAGCACAAGCCAAGTCAATTCAAATTCAGACCTTATTTGATACCAATTTGGGACAAGTGATGGGCGACCCAAATCGGCTGCAACAAGTTGTGTGGAACTTGCTTTCTAATGCGGTAAAATTTACACCAACAGGAGGACGAGTGGAAATTCGACTCATGGAAGCTGATAGTCAGGCTCAAATTCAGGTCAGCGATACAGGTAAGGGAATTAGCCTAGATTTTTTGCCTTACGTGTTCGATTACTTTCGCCAAGCTGATGGCACAACTACACGGACATTTGGTGGGCTAGGTTTAGGACTAGCGATCGTGCGTAAAGTTGTAGAAATGCATGGGGGAAATGTTCAAGCCGAAAGTCTTGGAGAAGGACTGGGTGCAACCTTCAGTGTCGAGTTACCGCTTTTAGTTAGAAGCGAACAGGTTCGGGGTGAAGAGAATCAGTCTTCATATTCTGAGCCGGAATCCTCACTACTTGCAGACACTCAAGTTTTGGTAGTGGACGATGAACCAGATATCCGCGATTTAGTTACCTTTATATTGCAAGACTACGGCGTGCAAGTAACTGCCGTATCATCAGCACAAGAAGCACTACAAGCACTATCTGAGTCGATACCAGATGTTTTAATTAGTGATATTGGAATGCCAAAAACAGACGGTTATATGCTGATGCGGGAAGTGCGATCGCGATCGCCAGGGCAAGGAGGAAACGTACCAGCGATCGCTCTGACAGCCTATGCAGGGGAAATGAATCAGCAGCAAGCATTAGCCGCAGGATTTCAAATGCATATTTCCAAACCAGTCGATCCAGATGAATTGGTACAAGCGATCGCTGATTTGATAAAGTAG